Below is a genomic region from Spartinivicinus marinus.
CCAGTTATGAGTCGCTATTTGCTGCTGGACATTTGGTGTTAATAAAAACTGTAAAAACTGTTTAGCTAGTATTGCTTGCTGCGTTCCTTTAATAATAGCTGCGACTTCTATTTGAGGGTAATGTCCTTCTTTAAACTCCACAGCTTTATAACGGGTATCCTGCTCAGCCACTTCGTGATAGGCCTGAGATGTTGTATAGCTTAAAACTAAGTCGGCTTCCCCTTTTAAAAACAAACCATACGCCTCAGTCCAGCCTTTGGTCACAGTTACTGTTTTCTGTGTAAGCTGCTGCCATTTTGCTGCTACGCTATCTCCATAAATAGCATTCAACCACAACATAAGACCTTGGCCAGGGGTACTGGTACGAGGATCTTGATAAATGATTTTCAATTTTTTATCAGCAAGTAACTCTGCAAATGACTGTGGGGGCTGTTTTAAGCGTTCTTGATTATAGATAAATGCAAAAAAGCCATAATCATAGGGAACAAACTGCTGATTTTTCCAGGCCATTGGTAGTGTTAATTTTGAAAGGTCCTGCTGGTGCCCAGCAAAAATACCCAACTTATTTGCTTCAACTAAGAGGTTTTGATCCAGACCAATGACTACATCTGCTTTGGTTTTAGTTCGTTCAAGTTTTAATCGGTTTAGAATACTAACGCCATCATCCAAGCCAACCCACTTAATCTGACAGTTGCATTGCTTTTCAAAGCTTGCCTGCAACTTGGGGCCTGGCCCCCACTCAGAAACAAAGGACTGATAGGTGTATACAGTTAAAACATTTGCATTTACAAGAGAAGTAACACTTAACAGTAATATGAATAACCCTGTTTGTATGGTTTTCATTCAAACAACTCCCCCAATACCGAATGAGTGGCCACCAATAACAGTAGCCTTCAGAATACTTATACTTAACTGACCAAACTGGGGGAGATAAAATTTAAGGAGGTAGCAACTATCAAATAGTCAGGCTATCTTAACCAACTCCCTACGCCAGCATTATCTGGATCAGGTTTATGGGTATAATCTCAGCCACACTTAACAAGCCCAGCACCCCAACGACGCCCCAATTGTAGCTCATAGCCACTCATGCCTGCAATCATTGCCCAAAGGGTATGATTGCTATTACACATCTTGCTAAATAAGGCAATAACAGCACTTTTGCAGTAACGAACTTTCTAAAAACATAACTTCAAGTGTATCACTCTGCTCGCTCACCATGCTTCATATGATATCGCTGCAAAATTTTTGATAACTTCCCTATAGGGTCAATTGTTCCATCCCTTTGTCCAAAATAGCTATGTACAGGACAAAATAGTTACATAATATTTTGCTCGCTTATTATTGGTGAAAAAGCAAGATAGATTGGCTCTTTAGGAACGTACTCACCTGCACTATGCTCACGTTGATTTTTGTAACTACCAGTGGATTAGCGATCAGTGGGCTTAGGTTTAGGTTTAAACGTTGAAGGTTGACTTTTAG
It encodes:
- the thiB gene encoding thiamine ABC transporter substrate binding subunit, which translates into the protein MKTIQTGLFILLLSVTSLVNANVLTVYTYQSFVSEWGPGPKLQASFEKQCNCQIKWVGLDDGVSILNRLKLERTKTKADVVIGLDQNLLVEANKLGIFAGHQQDLSKLTLPMAWKNQQFVPYDYGFFAFIYNQERLKQPPQSFAELLADKKLKIIYQDPRTSTPGQGLMLWLNAIYGDSVAAKWQQLTQKTVTVTKGWTEAYGLFLKGEADLVLSYTTSQAYHEVAEQDTRYKAVEFKEGHYPQIEVAAIIKGTQQAILAKQFLQFLLTPNVQQQIATHNWMLPVVETTLPEGFNNIIKPKMVTPFTAEEVAKNRKQWIKQWRQAVVK